The following DNA comes from Nicotiana sylvestris chromosome 10, ASM39365v2, whole genome shotgun sequence.
TGAAGTAAATCGGTCAACTTCATTGAACCAGAGGCAAGAAAACAAATTTGACATGGGTGTATGTGCTCTGACAATAAAAGAACCTTCAGGCACATCTGCAGTACGCCAGAAAACCATAATTAGTTCAACAAACTGCATATGAATGAAGAAGGCAACAAAGAATAAGATAAAATAGTAAGCATGAAAATGGCTACATACAGCTCGGCAGAGGAGGATTTGGATCTGAAGGGTCAAATTTGGTAAGACCATCAGATTGGTAAAATGAAAACTGTTCGTCAATGGCAGTGTGATTGTACTTATTTAGACGCTTATTTTGGAGTACTTCTTCCCAAACACAATGCCGAGTATAATGATTTGAAATGGCATACTCGGAGCCAGTTTGCCACAAGAAATGATCAATTATCAACATTGGATCAGTTGTGAGCCGCAGTTTGCTATCAAGCCAAATAGAGTACCTAATAATTGCCACAAGAGGAGAACAAATTCATCTTCAATTGGAGCAAGATGAATAAAGAATGCAATCCAGCTAGGGAATATGGAAAATCACCTAGAAGAAGGAAAGAGGCGATGTGTCAAAAACTTTGGCACTTTCCCTGTTTTACGCATATCTGTGTATGGTAAATTCTTGACAACAACTAATTTCCACAAACCAACAAATCCACCATCATCAGGTGTGCTTCCTTCTGTTGAGAGAGTGGAAAGAGTTTCCTCATCGACAAACATAACAAAACATACATTCTTCTTCGAATACTCACTGATCTGAAATGGAAATGATTAATTCAAACTAAGCACATGTTGTTATATCTAGGCCTGCTTTGGTCTTTCCAAAGATAATAACATCTAACAATCTGTAGAATATTGCTATATTGAGTCACTTTTTATTAGAGAAAACTGAAGTATCTGGGATACATGTATTAGAAAGTTTTTGATCTTTAGAAAGCTACTATAACATTTCTGATTTACAAGTTTTCTATGCAATTTCCATTTCCGAAAATAAAGACAGAGCAAAGAGAGTTGAATACAACATGGTTATtagaatgaaaaagaaataagGAACATTCCAGACTTTGACGTGCTTAATAATTTGAATGGATATAACCAAACAATCTAAACGGATATCATTCCAAgtaaatataaagaaaaaaatgGCCTAATCATTACCAATTTGCTTGTTGGCCTTCTTAGAAAATCAGAGCTTCCAAAAATACATGATGATACAACCACTCTGCATGTACTCATGTATCTTTTATCCTCCTCTTTCAAATCAAATCCAGTACTTGGAAAACCCTCAGCTCCCCTAACAAAACCACAACGAATTGTTTGATTTACAGCAAAAAATGATTGTTCTCTTTCTTCAAAGGTCTGATGTCCACCAAATTTGGGTTCATGAGCATCAATATGGGAAGCTTCCTTTTCTGTTTCCATATATCCCAAGGAAAACTGGGTGAAATTCAAAAAGTCCTTGGGTTCAATAAGAAAATTGACGGAATCCCTAAATGCTACCTCAC
Coding sequences within:
- the LOC104245911 gene encoding probable hexosyltransferase MUCI70, with protein sequence MGLYKNNTELSRRGGRKLSRFSNNGLLFWVFSLAVLCFISFAVFGLGMHFHGKLERGMLPWRELQEDYIGHDFPDRPTKKPRRQRFFPCEVAFRDSVNFLIEPKDFLNFTQFSLGYMETEKEASHIDAHEPKFGGHQTFEEREQSFFAVNQTIRCGFVRGAEGFPSTGFDLKEEDKRYMSTCRVVVSSCIFGSSDFLRRPTSKLISEYSKKNVCFVMFVDEETLSTLSTEGSTPDDGGFVGLWKLVVVKNLPYTDMRKTGKVPKFLTHRLFPSSRYSIWLDSKLRLTTDPMLIIDHFLWQTGSEYAISNHYTRHCVWEEVLQNKRLNKYNHTAIDEQFSFYQSDGLTKFDPSDPNPPLPSYVPEGSFIVRAHTPMSNLFSCLWFNEVDRFTSRDQLSFAYTLLKLKRMNPDKPFHLHMFKDCERRSLVKLFHHREPSSPPPPRIS